One genomic region from Paramicrobacterium agarici encodes:
- a CDS encoding AAA family ATPase: MTNHHDSPQNATGTAPEATTDTHDDLRQRFAQVRAEVAKAVVGQDAAVTGLVVALLARGHALLEGVPGVAKTLLVRSLSTSLSLDTKRVQFTPDLMPGDVTGSLVYDTKAGEFEFREGPVFTNIMLADEINRTPPKTQSSLLEAMEERQVSADGVTRKLPDPFLVAATMNPIEYEGTYTLPEAQLDRFLVKLVLEVPERETEVEVLRRHAHGFDPRDLASAGVTPVVSATDIRAAQDAVASVGVTDAVLTYLVDLARATRQSPSVRIGVSPRGTTALLAATKAWTWLTGYTSITPDHVQAMLIPVWRHRVQLRPEAELEGVSVDAILTSVMQQVQVPF, encoded by the coding sequence ATGACGAATCATCACGACTCGCCTCAGAACGCCACAGGCACCGCCCCCGAGGCCACGACGGACACGCACGACGACCTGCGTCAACGATTCGCTCAGGTGCGCGCGGAGGTCGCCAAGGCTGTCGTGGGGCAAGACGCCGCGGTGACGGGACTCGTCGTCGCGCTGCTCGCCCGCGGGCACGCGCTGCTCGAGGGCGTGCCTGGCGTTGCGAAGACGCTGCTCGTTCGGTCGCTGAGCACGTCGCTGTCGCTCGACACCAAGCGCGTGCAGTTCACGCCCGACCTCATGCCAGGAGACGTCACGGGCTCGCTCGTCTACGACACGAAGGCCGGTGAGTTCGAGTTTCGCGAAGGCCCCGTCTTCACGAACATCATGCTCGCAGACGAGATCAACCGCACGCCGCCCAAGACCCAGTCCTCTCTTCTCGAGGCCATGGAGGAGCGCCAGGTCTCGGCGGACGGCGTGACGCGCAAGCTTCCCGACCCGTTCCTCGTCGCCGCCACGATGAACCCGATCGAGTACGAGGGAACGTACACGCTGCCCGAGGCGCAGCTGGACCGTTTTCTCGTCAAGCTCGTTCTGGAGGTTCCCGAACGCGAGACCGAGGTCGAGGTGCTCCGACGGCACGCGCATGGCTTCGACCCCCGCGATCTGGCCTCTGCCGGGGTGACGCCCGTTGTGAGCGCTACCGACATCAGAGCGGCTCAGGATGCTGTCGCGAGCGTTGGCGTCACGGACGCTGTGCTGACATACCTCGTCGATCTGGCGCGCGCCACGAGGCAGAGCCCCTCGGTGCGCATCGGGGTGAGCCCGCGCGGCACGACAGCACTGCTCGCAGCGACGAAGGCCTGGACCTGGCTCACGGGGTACACATCGATCACCCCGGACCACGTGCAGGCGATGCTGATTCCCGTGTGGCGACACCGAGTGCAGCTTCGCCCCGAAGCCGAGTTGGAGGGCGTGTCTGTCGACGCGATCCTCACGTCGGTCATGCAGCAGGTGCAGGTGCCGTTCTAG
- a CDS encoding RDD family protein, producing MSEAVTFSRDADEFITGEAVALDVRSTSFLLRAAGAMIDVLVSVALAVVLVLLLVMSAAQTGMDTAAMQAFMIAIIVFSTIVVPTAVELLTRGRSLGRLAIGARIVRDDGGAIGFRHAFIRALVGFFEIYMTLGGGAALVGLLGARSKRIGDMLAGTYSQHERVPRISPAVYPVPQHLTAWAQVADVARLPDRLARRIAQFLSQAARMTPHSRARLAHDLANEASAHVAPLPQTDPLSFLYAVAALRRERSYRALMLERERLQRLQPLLHDNPHSFPARVPQHPSPAR from the coding sequence ATGAGCGAAGCCGTCACATTCTCGCGCGACGCCGACGAGTTCATCACCGGCGAGGCTGTCGCACTCGATGTTCGCTCGACGAGCTTTCTGCTGCGCGCGGCGGGCGCCATGATCGATGTTCTCGTCTCTGTCGCCCTGGCAGTGGTTCTCGTGCTGCTTCTCGTCATGTCGGCAGCACAGACCGGCATGGACACCGCCGCGATGCAAGCGTTCATGATCGCCATCATTGTCTTCTCCACGATCGTCGTGCCGACCGCTGTCGAACTGCTCACACGAGGCCGCTCGCTCGGTCGGCTCGCGATCGGCGCGCGCATCGTGCGCGACGACGGCGGCGCAATCGGCTTCAGGCACGCCTTCATCCGCGCCCTCGTCGGCTTCTTCGAGATCTATATGACGCTCGGAGGCGGCGCGGCCCTCGTCGGACTTCTCGGCGCCCGCTCCAAGCGCATCGGCGACATGCTCGCAGGAACCTACTCACAGCACGAGCGCGTCCCGCGCATCAGCCCGGCCGTGTACCCCGTTCCGCAGCACCTGACCGCGTGGGCCCAGGTCGCCGATGTCGCACGTCTTCCCGACCGGCTCGCACGGCGCATCGCGCAGTTTCTCTCCCAGGCCGCACGCATGACCCCGCACTCTCGCGCGCGGCTGGCACACGATCTCGCGAACGAGGCGTCAGCGCACGTCGCTCCGCTGCCCCAGACCGATCCGCTGTCGTTCCTCTACGCCGTCGCCGCTCTGCGTCGCGAGCGCAGCTACCGCGCTCTCATGCTCGAGCGCGAGCGGCTGCAGCGCCTGCAGCCGCTGTTGCACGACAATCCGCATTCGTTTCCGGCGCGCGTCCCGCAGCATCCGTCTCCTGCGCGGTGA
- a CDS encoding Fur family transcriptional regulator, which yields MHTTTDAEFSTALRDAGLKATAPRRSVLRVLETNQHADAAAIFESVLHDLPDTSLQAVYGVLSALTEVGLVRRIEPAGSPALYERRIGDNHHHVVCTQCGAVRDVDCVVGEAPCLTPSNTAGYAISTADVTFWGVCPDCQKATD from the coding sequence ATGCACACCACGACGGACGCCGAGTTCAGCACAGCGCTGCGCGACGCGGGGCTGAAGGCCACGGCCCCGAGGCGGAGTGTGCTGCGCGTGCTCGAAACCAACCAGCACGCAGATGCCGCCGCGATCTTCGAATCCGTGCTCCACGACCTGCCCGACACCTCGTTGCAGGCCGTGTACGGAGTGCTGTCGGCGCTCACAGAGGTCGGCCTCGTGCGGCGCATCGAGCCCGCCGGGTCGCCCGCACTCTACGAGCGGCGCATCGGCGACAATCACCACCACGTCGTGTGCACGCAGTGCGGAGCCGTGCGAGACGTTGACTGCGTGGTCGGTGAGGCGCCGTGCCTCACACCGTCGAACACGGCGGGATACGCCATCTCAACGGCCGACGTCACATTCTGGGGCGTGTGTCCCGACTGCCAGAAGGCCACTGACTAG
- a CDS encoding DUF58 domain-containing protein yields MAVTGWFVALLAAGVVPVIVVGQATGNAWAPLGLWLAACVLLLVIDVSLAGSPRRLSILRELPERVRLGETVTSRILVSNQGERTVRAIVRDAWQPSAGATEPRQRVVLPPGERRAATQRLTPFRRGDRTSSHVTVRSFGPLRLGARQATLSAPGRLRVLPPFNARKHLPSRLARLRELDGASPVMVRGQGTEFDSLREYVRGDDVRSIDWRATARRQDLVVRTWRPERDRRVVIIIDTGRTSAARIDNEPRIDTAFESSLLLAALATRAGDRVDVVAFDRRVRGRVQGANGPALLARMVDTFAGIDPELIEMDWDAVPGQVRDITAHRALVVLLTSIDAPGASQGLLSVLPQLTQKHTVVVASVTDPDVEAAVSQRDRREDVYRAASAERSLLDVARVSAAIRQQGADVVTGAPADLPPALSDHYIALKAAGRL; encoded by the coding sequence ATGGCGGTCACCGGCTGGTTCGTTGCGCTCCTGGCGGCGGGCGTGGTTCCCGTCATCGTTGTCGGACAGGCGACCGGGAACGCGTGGGCGCCGCTCGGGCTCTGGCTCGCGGCGTGCGTGCTTCTGCTGGTCATCGACGTCTCACTCGCCGGTTCCCCGCGACGCCTCAGCATTCTGCGCGAGCTCCCCGAGCGCGTGCGCCTCGGCGAGACCGTGACGAGCAGAATTCTGGTCTCAAATCAGGGCGAGCGCACGGTGCGCGCCATCGTGCGCGACGCGTGGCAGCCGTCAGCGGGAGCGACTGAGCCGCGCCAGCGTGTCGTGCTGCCGCCGGGAGAGCGACGCGCTGCGACGCAGCGGCTCACGCCCTTTCGACGCGGAGACCGCACGAGCTCCCATGTCACGGTGCGCTCGTTCGGGCCTCTGCGGCTCGGCGCGCGTCAGGCAACGCTGTCAGCTCCGGGGCGGCTGCGCGTGCTTCCGCCGTTCAACGCGCGAAAGCACCTTCCCAGCAGGCTCGCGCGCCTGCGAGAGCTTGACGGCGCGAGTCCCGTGATGGTGCGCGGACAGGGAACCGAGTTCGATTCGCTGCGCGAGTATGTGCGCGGAGACGATGTGCGTTCCATCGACTGGCGCGCCACCGCGCGGCGTCAGGACCTGGTCGTGCGAACGTGGCGTCCGGAACGAGACCGCCGCGTCGTCATCATCATCGACACCGGTCGCACGTCTGCGGCGCGAATCGACAACGAGCCGCGCATCGACACGGCGTTCGAGTCGTCGCTGCTGCTCGCGGCTCTCGCGACGCGTGCGGGAGACCGCGTCGACGTCGTCGCGTTCGACAGGCGCGTGCGCGGACGCGTGCAAGGAGCGAACGGTCCCGCGCTGCTGGCGCGCATGGTGGACACATTCGCAGGGATCGATCCTGAGCTTATCGAGATGGACTGGGATGCTGTGCCCGGGCAGGTGCGGGACATCACGGCGCACCGAGCGCTCGTCGTGCTGCTCACGTCGATCGACGCGCCTGGCGCCTCGCAGGGCCTGCTCTCGGTTCTGCCGCAGCTGACCCAGAAGCACACGGTTGTCGTGGCCAGTGTCACGGATCCGGACGTCGAAGCTGCCGTGTCGCAGCGTGATCGTCGAGAGGACGTCTATCGTGCGGCATCCGCTGAACGTTCGCTACTGGACGTCGCTCGCGTCTCGGCGGCGATCAGGCAGCAGGGCGCCGACGTGGTCACGGGGGCGCCCGCTGATCTTCCCCCGGCACTTTCCGATCACTACATCGCGCTCAAGGCCGCGGGTCGGCTGTAG
- the ahcY gene encoding adenosylhomocysteinase encodes MTSSAPFDYQIADLSLAEAGRHQLRLAENEMPGLMALRDEYGASQPLAGARIAGSLHMTVQTAVLIETLVALGAQVRWASCNIYSTQNEAAAAVVVGPEGTIDAPAGVPVFAWKGETLAEYWACTDRIFDWSSESEAAGESWIGPNLILDDGGDATLLVHKGREFEAAGDVPEATDADSEEFSVVLDVLRRSLAASPDRWTRIAGELEGVTEETTTGVHRLYELARSGELLFPAINVNDSVTKSKFDNRYGIRHSLPDGLNRATDVLIGGKVAFVVGYGDVGKGAAEALRGQGARVIVSEVDPICALQAAMDGFQVATLESVADQVDIVITCTGNRAVVRPEHMLAMKHLAIVANVGHFDNEIDMAGLAAIDGVVKLEIKPQVHEWRLPTGRSILVLSEGRLMNLGNATGHPSFVMSNSFANQVLAQIELHERGDRYSTDVHVLPKRLDEKVARLHLDALGVELTSLSPEQAAYIGVPVEGPYKLEHYRY; translated from the coding sequence ATGACCAGTTCTGCGCCCTTCGACTACCAGATCGCCGACCTCTCTCTCGCTGAAGCGGGGCGCCACCAGCTTCGCCTTGCCGAGAACGAGATGCCCGGCCTGATGGCCCTGCGCGACGAATACGGTGCGTCGCAGCCGCTCGCCGGCGCGCGCATTGCCGGTTCTCTGCACATGACGGTGCAGACGGCCGTGCTCATCGAGACCCTCGTGGCGCTCGGCGCCCAGGTGCGCTGGGCGAGCTGCAACATCTATTCGACGCAGAACGAGGCGGCTGCGGCCGTTGTCGTTGGACCCGAGGGAACGATCGATGCGCCCGCGGGTGTTCCCGTGTTCGCGTGGAAGGGCGAGACCCTCGCCGAGTATTGGGCGTGCACCGATCGCATCTTCGATTGGAGCAGCGAATCAGAAGCCGCGGGGGAGAGCTGGATCGGCCCGAACCTGATTCTCGACGATGGCGGCGACGCCACGCTGCTCGTGCACAAGGGCCGAGAGTTCGAGGCTGCTGGGGACGTTCCCGAGGCGACGGATGCTGACAGTGAAGAGTTCAGCGTTGTTCTCGACGTGCTGCGTCGCTCCCTTGCAGCATCCCCTGACCGCTGGACCCGCATCGCCGGCGAGCTCGAGGGCGTCACCGAAGAGACGACAACGGGCGTGCATCGCCTGTACGAACTCGCGCGTTCGGGTGAGCTGCTCTTTCCGGCGATCAACGTCAACGACTCGGTGACGAAATCCAAGTTCGACAACCGCTACGGCATTCGCCATTCGCTTCCCGACGGGCTCAACCGGGCAACCGACGTTCTCATCGGAGGCAAGGTCGCCTTCGTCGTCGGCTATGGCGACGTGGGAAAGGGTGCGGCCGAGGCGCTGCGGGGTCAGGGCGCTCGCGTGATCGTGTCAGAGGTGGACCCCATCTGCGCCTTGCAGGCGGCGATGGACGGTTTTCAGGTCGCGACGCTCGAGTCCGTCGCCGACCAGGTCGACATCGTCATCACGTGCACGGGAAACCGCGCTGTCGTTCGTCCCGAGCACATGCTCGCCATGAAGCACCTGGCGATCGTTGCGAACGTGGGGCACTTCGATAATGAGATCGACATGGCGGGCCTCGCCGCGATCGATGGCGTTGTGAAGCTCGAGATCAAACCACAGGTTCACGAATGGCGCCTGCCGACGGGTCGCTCGATCCTGGTGCTCAGCGAGGGACGTCTCATGAACCTCGGCAACGCGACGGGGCACCCGTCGTTCGTGATGAGCAATTCCTTTGCCAACCAAGTGCTCGCGCAGATCGAGCTGCACGAGCGTGGCGATCGGTATTCGACGGACGTTCACGTTCTTCCGAAGCGCCTCGACGAGAAGGTGGCACGGCTGCACCTCGACGCGCTCGGTGTTGAGCTCACCTCGCTGTCGCCGGAGCAAGCGGCGTACATCGGCGTTCCTGTCGAGGGGCCGTACAAGCTCGAGCACTACCGGTATTGA
- a CDS encoding DUF4129 domain-containing protein — protein MSGILAFDDAPPLTPGRDEAYDWLVRELSKPEYTAAQPSLIDRIAAAIRDWFLSLVVPGDGTFAAWIPVLVVLVIAAAIVAAIMIWGVPRRNRSSQRPPALFGDDDTRSARDLRAAARDAAQAREWDIATLEAFRALARGLDERTVVTVLPGTTARSFAASASAAFPTRAESLHAAASDFDSVRYLQGHASREQYEAIAALDAEITELKPARTTPEVSQS, from the coding sequence GTGAGCGGAATCCTGGCATTCGACGACGCTCCCCCGCTGACCCCGGGTCGCGATGAGGCGTACGACTGGCTCGTACGCGAACTGTCGAAGCCCGAGTACACGGCAGCGCAGCCCTCGCTCATCGACCGCATCGCCGCAGCGATCCGAGACTGGTTCCTCTCGCTCGTCGTTCCGGGCGACGGAACGTTCGCGGCGTGGATTCCGGTGCTCGTCGTGCTCGTGATCGCCGCGGCAATTGTCGCGGCGATCATGATCTGGGGCGTGCCACGCCGCAACCGCTCAAGCCAGCGTCCCCCGGCACTCTTCGGAGACGACGACACGCGCAGTGCGCGAGATCTGCGTGCCGCGGCCCGTGATGCTGCGCAGGCACGCGAGTGGGACATCGCGACCCTCGAGGCCTTCCGGGCGCTCGCCCGCGGGCTCGATGAGCGCACCGTCGTGACCGTGCTGCCCGGAACGACCGCCCGATCGTTCGCGGCCTCAGCCAGCGCCGCGTTCCCGACTCGTGCCGAGTCGCTGCATGCGGCAGCATCCGACTTCGACTCTGTCCGCTACCTGCAGGGCCATGCCTCGCGCGAGCAGTACGAGGCGATCGCGGCACTCGACGCGGAGATCACTGAGCTGAAGCCGGCGCGAACGACGCCGGAGGTCTCGCAATCGTGA
- a CDS encoding stage II sporulation protein M has protein sequence MDLDAYTAAHRSDWERLDELSRTPRLTGEQSDELIMRYQSGATQLSAIKTTAGSTAVGDRLSVVLSRVRLRFTGAAGNALSQLPRFFMLQLPAALYRLRWLTLAVTVATVLIALAFGVWISQDPRVLANLGSESELSSLARDEFVAYYSENPAASFAGRVWTNNAWIAAQCIAFGITGVWVPYVVLQNAQNLGITGAVMFAYDKGDVFFLFIAPHGQLELTCIFVAAAAGLRIFWSWVAPGRRTRLDSIAHEGRSLITVVVGLVIALFVSGIIEGFVTPWPLQEQTEPALGWAIKIGIGTLALAAFLAYMLVVGRRAARHGETGDLDAFGSGATTLTAA, from the coding sequence ATGGATCTTGATGCCTATACCGCAGCCCACAGATCGGATTGGGAGCGACTCGACGAGCTCTCGCGCACTCCGAGGCTGACGGGCGAGCAGTCAGACGAGCTCATCATGCGGTATCAGTCCGGCGCGACGCAGCTGTCGGCCATCAAGACGACGGCCGGATCGACAGCTGTCGGGGATCGACTGAGCGTCGTGCTGTCCCGAGTGCGCCTGCGCTTTACAGGAGCTGCGGGCAACGCGCTGTCGCAGCTTCCGCGGTTCTTCATGCTTCAGCTGCCCGCAGCCCTGTACCGGCTGCGGTGGCTCACACTCGCTGTCACCGTCGCGACAGTACTCATCGCTCTCGCGTTCGGAGTATGGATCTCGCAGGATCCGCGCGTTCTCGCCAACCTCGGCAGCGAGTCCGAGCTCTCATCGCTCGCGCGCGACGAGTTCGTCGCCTATTACTCCGAGAATCCGGCGGCGTCGTTCGCCGGCCGTGTGTGGACGAACAACGCGTGGATCGCCGCGCAGTGCATCGCCTTCGGAATCACCGGCGTCTGGGTGCCCTACGTCGTGCTGCAGAACGCGCAGAACCTCGGCATCACGGGCGCTGTGATGTTCGCGTACGACAAGGGTGACGTGTTTTTTCTCTTCATCGCGCCGCACGGCCAGCTCGAGCTGACGTGCATCTTCGTGGCCGCCGCGGCGGGGCTGCGCATCTTCTGGTCGTGGGTGGCTCCGGGGCGCCGCACGCGTCTTGACTCAATCGCCCACGAGGGACGTAGCCTGATCACCGTTGTCGTCGGGCTTGTCATCGCTCTGTTCGTGTCGGGAATCATCGAGGGCTTCGTCACGCCCTGGCCTCTGCAGGAGCAGACTGAGCCAGCACTCGGCTGGGCGATCAAGATCGGCATCGGAACACTCGCGCTTGCGGCCTTCCTCGCGTACATGCTCGTCGTCGGGCGCAGAGCGGCTCGCCACGGCGAGACGGGAGACCTCGACGCGTTCGGCTCGGGGGCGACGACGCTCACGGCGGCGTGA
- a CDS encoding DUF4350 domain-containing protein, with amino-acid sequence MSIAESLTPTVRTRLRRAGFWMVCAVGALVITLIAIALTGGNAAQTRPLQADSPAPSGAKGLVTVLEEHGVSITTADSATDAAEGLAGAHATLFVYDESGFLDARGLSQLAEKAANVVIMTPDFADLREIAPGVRAGGAEPDDAAPVAAQCTVPAAQAAQTADVLYTFRIDNGVDAHGCFPATDGRYGLVAIPRAAGPLTLLGDPNAFSNEAILHGGNAALALNLLGANDELVWYLPTIADVETDAPPTLGELTPPWVVPFTVLLALTAIAAMFWRGRRLGPVVVEKLPVHVPARETVEGRARLYERGNARVHAIDTLRMGAVSRLAGLLGLPPSTTAWQVADATASLLARDPRQVRAVLVDDLPSSDSQLMALSDAVNDLETRVRATIDETGRM; translated from the coding sequence GTGAGCATCGCCGAGTCTTTGACGCCCACGGTGCGAACGCGGCTGCGTCGTGCTGGCTTCTGGATGGTGTGCGCCGTCGGAGCCCTCGTCATCACGCTGATCGCGATCGCACTCACCGGCGGCAACGCCGCGCAGACCCGGCCGCTCCAGGCCGACAGCCCCGCGCCATCTGGCGCCAAGGGCCTCGTCACGGTTCTCGAAGAGCACGGCGTCTCGATCACCACGGCAGACAGCGCGACGGATGCTGCCGAGGGCCTCGCGGGTGCGCATGCGACGCTGTTCGTCTACGACGAGAGTGGCTTCCTCGACGCGCGCGGTCTTTCTCAACTCGCGGAGAAGGCGGCGAACGTCGTCATCATGACTCCGGATTTCGCTGATCTACGTGAGATCGCCCCCGGCGTGCGAGCCGGCGGTGCCGAGCCCGACGACGCTGCCCCGGTCGCGGCGCAGTGCACGGTTCCCGCCGCTCAAGCGGCGCAGACTGCGGACGTGCTGTACACCTTTCGCATTGACAACGGTGTCGACGCGCACGGCTGCTTTCCCGCCACGGACGGTCGATACGGTCTCGTGGCGATTCCGCGTGCAGCAGGACCTCTCACGCTCCTCGGTGATCCGAACGCGTTCAGCAACGAGGCGATTCTGCACGGCGGCAACGCCGCCCTGGCGCTCAATCTGCTCGGCGCGAATGACGAACTCGTCTGGTACCTGCCGACGATCGCCGACGTCGAGACCGATGCTCCCCCGACGCTCGGCGAGCTGACGCCTCCGTGGGTTGTTCCCTTCACCGTCCTGCTCGCGCTCACCGCCATCGCCGCGATGTTCTGGCGTGGCCGAAGGCTCGGTCCCGTCGTTGTCGAGAAGCTGCCTGTTCACGTTCCCGCACGCGAGACGGTTGAGGGTCGCGCGCGCCTCTATGAGCGGGGCAACGCGCGCGTGCACGCGATCGACACGCTGCGCATGGGCGCTGTGTCGCGCCTCGCCGGTCTGCTCGGACTGCCGCCGAGCACGACGGCGTGGCAGGTCGCTGACGCGACAGCATCCCTCCTCGCCCGTGACCCGCGACAGGTTCGCGCTGTGCTCGTCGACGATCTTCCGTCGTCCGACTCTCAGCTCATGGCCCTGTCTGACGCCGTGAACGACCTTGAAACCCGCGTGCGCGCGACGATCGACGAAACAGGAAGAATGTGA
- a CDS encoding catalase, whose product MSETPVTTTNTGSPVAADGYSQTVGADGSIVLTDHYLVEKLAHFNRERVPERVVHAKGGGAFGTFEATEDMSAYTRAALFQKGTTTEMLARFSTVAGEQGSPDTWRDPRGFALKFYTSEGNYDLVGNNTPVFFIRDGIKFPDFIHSQKRLPGINTRDNDMQWDFWTNSPESAHQVTWVLGDRGLPASWRTMDGFGSHTYQWINAEGERFWVKYHFKTDQGIENLTNEQGEKLAGQDADYHQRDLYEAIERGDFPSWTLYVQIMPYEDAKTYRFNPFDVTKVWPHADYPLVKVGTMQLNRNAENYFAQIEQAAFAPSNFVPGIAASPDRMLQARIFSYADAHRYRVGTNHAQLPVNAPKVDVHSYSKDGQSRFSFPSSDRPVYAPNSFGGPQGDPQVAGDAAGFPSDGELVRSAQVLHSEDSDFVQAGTLYREVMDDDAKARFLDTITGHVGAVKNDDIRARAIQYWKNVDADLGAALEERLAAGAAGAPVVNGTDTEAAEAVA is encoded by the coding sequence ATGTCTGAAACTCCCGTAACGACAACGAACACCGGCTCGCCTGTCGCCGCAGACGGATACTCGCAGACCGTCGGCGCCGACGGGTCGATCGTGCTCACCGACCACTACCTGGTCGAGAAGCTCGCGCACTTCAACCGTGAGCGCGTGCCCGAGCGAGTCGTGCACGCCAAGGGCGGTGGCGCGTTCGGCACGTTCGAGGCCACGGAGGACATGAGCGCGTACACGCGCGCGGCGCTGTTCCAGAAGGGCACGACAACCGAGATGCTCGCACGCTTCTCAACCGTCGCCGGCGAGCAGGGTTCGCCTGACACGTGGCGTGATCCTCGGGGCTTCGCGCTGAAGTTCTACACGTCGGAGGGCAACTACGACCTCGTGGGCAACAACACGCCCGTGTTCTTCATTCGCGACGGCATCAAGTTTCCCGACTTCATCCACTCGCAGAAGCGTCTTCCCGGCATCAACACGCGTGACAACGATATGCAGTGGGACTTCTGGACGAACTCGCCGGAGTCCGCCCACCAGGTGACGTGGGTTCTCGGAGACCGCGGCCTGCCGGCATCCTGGCGCACTATGGACGGGTTCGGCTCGCACACGTACCAGTGGATCAATGCCGAGGGCGAGCGCTTCTGGGTCAAGTACCACTTCAAGACCGATCAGGGCATCGAGAACCTCACGAACGAGCAGGGCGAGAAGCTCGCGGGCCAGGACGCCGACTACCACCAGCGCGACCTGTACGAGGCGATTGAGCGCGGTGACTTCCCGTCGTGGACGCTCTACGTGCAGATCATGCCGTATGAAGACGCGAAGACGTACCGCTTCAACCCGTTCGACGTCACCAAGGTGTGGCCGCACGCGGATTACCCGCTCGTCAAGGTCGGCACGATGCAGCTGAACCGCAACGCCGAAAACTACTTCGCGCAGATCGAGCAGGCGGCGTTCGCCCCCTCGAACTTCGTGCCGGGAATCGCGGCCAGCCCCGATCGGATGCTGCAGGCGCGCATCTTCAGCTACGCAGACGCGCATCGCTACCGCGTCGGCACGAACCACGCGCAGCTGCCCGTGAACGCGCCGAAGGTCGACGTGCACTCGTACTCGAAGGACGGCCAGAGCCGCTTCTCTTTCCCGTCGTCGGACCGCCCGGTCTACGCGCCGAACTCGTTCGGAGGCCCGCAGGGAGACCCCCAGGTCGCGGGCGATGCCGCTGGATTCCCCAGTGACGGAGAGCTCGTGCGGTCCGCTCAGGTTCTGCACAGCGAAGACTCCGACTTCGTGCAGGCCGGCACACTGTACCGCGAGGTTATGGACGATGACGCGAAGGCTCGCTTCCTCGACACCATCACAGGCCACGTGGGAGCGGTGAAGAACGACGACATCCGCGCTCGCGCGATCCAGTACTGGAAGAACGTCGACGCCGACCTCGGTGCGGCGCTCGAGGAGCGTCTGGCCGCGGGAGCAGCGGGAGCGCCCGTTGTCAACGGCACCGACACCGAAGCAGCAGAGGCCGTCGCCTAG